The nucleotide sequence TTTGCCTTCTCTAACCTAATGTTAACTTACCCATTGTTGCCTGTGACTTGGGATAAATCCTTTACGCCTCCATTTTTTCCTATTTGGAGAAAACCTGTTCAGGTTCTGTTCTGACTAGCCCCAAACCTACTTTGTGCTGTGAGGGTGAAATTTGAGATGCCATTAGTATACATTTATTGTGTAATTTAAAGTATACAGACAAATTCTATAAGAAATAAGGTAAAATTTTTTGAAAGTTTGTAGTATGTACTTCTAGCAAAAGGTTAAGCTAGTCTTAAAGAGAATCATTTATAGATAACTGATTACACCTAaaatttgtattgttttgttttgtttttgggtggtGCTAGAGATCTAACCCAGGACCCCCATGTGTGCTAGACAaggttctctaccactgagctacatccctagcctggTAATTCTGAAATTTTCTAAAGGGTATAAACATAAGATCTTTAGCATGGAAAACTGTCTTATATTTGAACTCTTCTCTAACATACTTAAGAGGGAATTTTAGAATCAATAGTTGAGGAGAGCAAAGATGGTCCACAAGGACCAGGGTTCATATCCTACATTGGtcagctcacaaatgcctgaaTTCCAGCTACAAGACATCCTGCGCCCTCTACAGGCCTACTTGAGCCCCTAtaacacacaaacatgtgcaaacacacaaataataaaaatacatcaaaaaatTACTAGTCTGTAGCTTTGAGCAGTTCTTTGGGGAGGGTttatcatcattttttttaactttatacaATTCTAACTTGTAAATGCATAGAACTAGAATATTTCATGGGGCTCATAATCTAAACTTTATCcagaaaaaaaccctaaagtCATGTAGAAGTAAACTAGATTTCAGATCACCAGTTAGAGTAACTCCATATTTGAGTTTATAACACTTTTAACATCTTTTACAATGTAAATGTTTCTCTTTAGGTGTTAGGCATttaatgcatgtgtgcacatgtatgcaggtgTGCATATTTACAAAAGCCTGAGAAGGATCTTAGATGTCTTCCCCTACcaactcttttatttttgtgagaCCGCGTCTCCTACTGAGCCTGCACTCCCCATTTTTGGTTAGGCTGGCTGACTTAAGGAAGCTGAGATTCACCTGTCTCCGTGCCACAACAGCGTTACCTGGCTGCTTTTGTGGATCTGGGGATTCCTTGCATACAGACTGAGCATAGAGATACTCTCTTTTTAGACTCAGCTAATGTTCATTAGACATCAAGATATAATGTTGAAATTGAGTTCTTATAATGTGAAAGGAActttataaaaatcaaataatatgGCTCCTCTTGTTAACTGTACTTAACTATATTACAAAGCATGTGAAATAGTGTTGTTTTTAGAGGAAAAGAATAAAGAGCAGTGAAAAGAGTGTGAAACTAAGATCCTTTGCGTCTAAGATCTAACACAGCAGCTAAAATGCCCTCAAGTCACCAAAGGACCTGCTATGAAGAGTAGGTGAAAATGTGTGTAGGAGAGAAGTTTTAGAAAAGTGGAGtgctggccgggcagtggtggcgcacacctttaatcctagcacttgggaggcagaggcaggtggatttctgcgttcaaggccagcctggtctacagagtgagttccaggacagacagggctacacagagaaaccctgtctcaaaaagaaaactggaGTTCTTTACAAATCCTGACTGTTTCAAAGCTACTTCCAGCCTCCCTGGTACCAGATGAGTTTGCTCATGAAACGTTGGTAAGAAACAGTGGAGGGATGAGGATTGGTTCTAAAGCTGAATCATGTGGGTTAGGATTAGCTTCGAGAGGGAAGGACGACAGGGATGAGCCTAGGGCCTTCAACATGACAAGCATATCAGCTATATAACCCATTCGAGTAAGCTTTTTATTACTAATGAGGGAAACTTTTTAATACTACTAATTCCTCTCACATGACAAAGAGGTAAATAGAGGCTTCATGACCTGTTTTTAAGTTCACTAACTGATTCATGATAGTTTGTCCACATGTGACGTTCTGATTGTTCcagtgggtttgttgttgttgttatttttatttttttaatgtatattggtgttttgactgcatttaTGTCTCTataaggatgtcagatcccctggaacaggagttacagacaattgtgagctgccatgtgaggtctggttttctggaagagcagccagctcttaactgctgagccatctctccagcccctgttccaATTGTAATTTATTTGAACTAGATTGTAAATTATTTCCATGTGGTAGCTGTGACACTGAGTTAATCTactgtttgtgtatgtgcttgtgtttcATACTGATGTACTTCCTTGTGAAAGCCAAAGGTCAGCCATGGGTGTCGTTTCTCAGGGACAACTAGTTTGGTTTGGTGTTGAAGAAGAGAGATAGGGAGGGACGGGGAGGgcgggagatggggaggggaggggaggaagaggagagagtgcCTGCTTGCACATAGTAAAGCTAGAAGAGCATCAAACCCTCTGGAATTGGAATGACAGTTGGTTTAAAATGACTAATGTGAATGTTAGAAACCAAACTAGGGTCCTCTGGGACAGCTGCAAGTACTCTCTTAACCCCAGTGccagctctccagtcccccaGCTTGTTTTTTGATGCAGTCTCTCCTTGGCCTGGAGCTGCTCAGACTAGGCTGGCAGGACCACACCCCCAGGGATCTGTCTgctctgagattacaggtgcacaccaacacatctggctttttatgtaggtTTTGAGGAGTGAACTCAGTTCCTCTTACTTACCATTAGCTGTCTTCCCATCCCTGTTTGATAAACTTAAAGCCATACACAAAATTTCTATTTTTCAAAGTTCCATTGTGTTAATTGGGAGAGAGAGGTATGTATGCTTGGAAGGAATCCCAAGCTATTTAAGAAAATAGCTGAACAAAAAATGAACAGAAACTGCACACGTTTATGAGATGAGAGAGACTGAAAATAATTAGGTTTTGCCACTTAATGCTAGGAGTAAAATGAATTTACTTCAAGACCaataaattctatttttcttGAAGATAATGTGAGCTATTCACATTatcttttcttcccatttttatttaaagaatgtCTGCATAATTTCCCAGTGTTTGCAGAGGACTACCAGAAGTTAAAATGGGCATGGTTTTGAGATTTGTCTTTAAGGGCTTAAGTTTTCTTAACTcactatatacatatgcacactacattaatttattaaataattgGAAAGTATAGTGAGTGTAATTTCTGAAAaacaaacttgttttaaaaaagatCAGGAACACCAAATGCCCTAGACAGCAAACCCAGGTGGTTCTGGGAGGCCTTGTCCTGAGCACTGTCACTCTCTCCTTTTTCTGCCGATTGTTGTAAGGGCATTTCATCTCAACGAACCATCTTCCCCCAAATCTTTCCTACCTGCAAGATTGCGTCCCAGTCTGCAATTGGAGATGACTCCCTCCCCATTCTGTCACCTGAAGATATCAAAATGCTGTACTAGTTTTAATATCCCCAGGGCACCAGTTTCCTGCTTTTGCACTTCCTCCCTACTTGACAAAACTTCTTTAAAGCCTCTTCAAAATACCTTTGAAGTTGGCCTGTGCTTACATGTTGAGGACAGAGGTCAGTGTTAGCTTTTTGTCTTTAGCCACTCTCTACCTTATcttctgagacaagatctctcagtgaacctggagctcactgattcatcTAGATTAGCTTCACTAGGTAGCCTTAGGGATCCTAACTGAGGTTCGCGTGTATGTAGCAAGCTCTTCACCATCCATCTCCTGGCCCTTGAAGCCTttcatatattatgtattttaaagtGATAATCCTTTTGTGTGCTCCCACTGCTTTGGAACCTGTTCCTTAAGTAGCTATTGTTCCTTAAAGTAACTATTAATTGCATCTCTTGGACATGAACTCCTTGAAATTGGAAATGACCATGTTTCTTATTGTACTttttagggggtgggggaggggaagacatTCGAGTGGATAAACTCAGTCATTAAGCTGAACTAAAAAAGTTCAGGATTAGTAAAATGCTCTTGGAGCCTAAGAAGTGATTTAGATAGAAATATCTTGACGGACACAGTCCAGTCAAGCCTAGACAGATCCAGAAGGGACAGATCTCCCATCTTTATATAAGAGTCCTTACAAATACTTAGCTtatagtatgttttttttttcctatttgatcAATAACACTATcctttttcagtgtttttataaatctccaaaccaaaaaaaaaaaaaaaaattagtttccacagcctggcagtggtggtacatgcctttaatcccagcactcagaaggcagaggcaggcggatttctgaattcgaggccagcctggtctacaaagttctacaaaacaaaaaacaaaacaaaaaaacaacaacaacaaaaaattagttTCCACTGATAGATCTCCAAACCTCTCCCTAGCCAAAGGCCATTTGATTAATATTCCTAAATTGAGTTTAAAATTCTAATGAGCCAATACATCTTTCAAAATGTGGGAACTTGGAAGAATGGAAGGAGTGATATAATTAGCAGAATAACCCCACACATCCAAAGATTTTTAACCCTAACCCACCATCACCACAAAAGAAGCAATTGAAATGTTTGCTTCACTAGGCATGTTGCAGGTGTGCTTAAAGACATGGGCTTACCTTTGTGAAGGATAGCTAGGATTATCTGGTAAGCCCACTTGTGATCACAGGAATCCCTAAAAGTAGAAAACGTCCCAGCTTGGTGTGAGCTCAGGCTAAGGAAGAGAGATGAGAAGCTTGACTGCTGGTTCTGAAGACAAAGAAGAATTAAAAGCCAAGGAATGTAGATGGTTCTAGAACTACAAACACGTGAATTCTGCCACCAACCGAAATCTACAAGTAAACATAACCTCCTTAGAgcttccagaaaacaaaacagtcttACTACTGCTTTTATTTTAACCTTGTTGTGAGAGttctgtggatggatggatggatggatggatggatggatggatggatggatagatagatagatagatagatagatagatagatagatagatagatagatagatagatagatattgtatGGTAATTAGCAGTAGCATTGGAAAACTATAGCAGAgctaaagaggtggctcagtgggtaggagctcCTGCTGTATAAACATAGGGACCTGAGTAGACTCCAACACTCATAAAAACCTTGGCTTGGCCACCAGCCTAACTCCTGGTTCAGTGAGACCTCGTCTTAAAGGAAGAAGGTCAAATTTTATAGAGCAGGACAttggatatacacacacacatgcatgcaggagaaaggggggaaCTAAAGCAAGTCAAAGAATCTGAGCTGTATGTAATTGAATGAACTAAAAACAAACCTTGTTAATACAGGATTCACAATGTCTTGTAGAATACTAGATTAGAATACAGTACAGGCATATTTTTGTCAGCTCTCACAGGGCAGAGATTATAGAGCCCTTAAAGGCTTAAGAATTATCTCAGTTTCTGTGGGTCAGAAATCTGTGTGTGGTGTCTCTTGGTTCTCTGTCTCAGAGTTAAATCAAGGTGTTCAGCTAGAGGTGTAGTATCCTCATATGGGGTACATATCCTCTCCTACCTGAGGTTGCTGGCAGATTTTAGTTGGAAAATGGGGGTCTCTATCGTCCGGGTCTCAGTTCCAGAATACAGTTCCTTGCCATCGTCACCATAGGCAATTCACAGCATGGATTGTTTGCTTTCTTCCACATGAGCTCATTTCTAACTTGTCTAAAATAAGAACTCAAGATTAGGTCAGAACCTCCCTAGTAATCAGGATAATCTCTCCATTTAAAAGTGAACTGAGTCAGGtttggtagtacatgcctttaatcccagcattctgaaagcagaggccagactgggccacatagtgagttccagggcagtctgagcctctgtctcagaaaaacaacaaaattaagcTGATTTAAGGCATAATTTTACATCTCTAAAATCTCTTTTCAGGAGTACCTAAATCTGTGTCTAACTCCAGGCAAGAATATTCTCTCCTAACTGGCCAGGAGCTTGCTAtttagtccaagctggcctcaagctcaaaAACCCACCTGTCTCTGGTATGAACCCACTACACATAGTCAAAAAGCCAGAAATCTTGAGGCAGAGAATCATCTTAGAATTCTGTATTCAGGCAAAGCCTGTGGCATGTAGATGGTTCTAGCACTCCAGAGTCTGAGAGGTTGAGGCTAGGCTGGGCTGAGTACTGGAATGCTCCATCACAGAAACTGGGCTGCCCACAATGTATTGACTGTACCTTCTTTGAGGGAAGGCTCTGCAACTCGCAgtagtttcatttttcttaactaTCGACTCCACCAGTAGTCACATAAACAATGGTTCAATTCTTTACATACactactttttctctttctttttgtgcaGGTGTCTGGAGTTCACATCAAGTATTAGGGTATGTCTCAGGAactgtccaccttattttttgagaccttTGGGCCAGTCTAGCTTGACTGCCCAACAAACCCAgccatcctcctgtttctgcccctCCAGGCACTAGGATTAAacttgcatgccaccatgcttggctgtttactggggatctaactcaggtcctcatgctataACAAGCTCTTTACTAATTGAGCTATCTTCCTAGCCCCCTATAatggctctcctcctcctcctcttcttcttcctcctcctcctcctcctcctcttcttcttcttcttctttaaattgGAAAATATATAGATGGCCATCTGTTCTTTTCTATCACCATCTAAATAAGCCACCGgtttaagaacagaagcaaacagTCTTTGTACAGTCTTGCTCTAGATATCTACAGTATCTTTCAGataactagaaaaaaattcaCCTTCATAGATATATTTAGACTCTGGCCTCTAAGAGTTAGATTATATGACCATAGAGCAGCCTTCTGTAAATGGGCTCTTTAGCCCAGCTCCTCTTGGTGACACTCTCCTTCCTTTTCACTCCAGTCCTTTGTTGAAAATACATCATCTCATGCTTCTTGGAACTAGGTGATCTTCAAAACATCCAAATCTAATGATGGTAACCCATACCAAAAAGGATATTTTATATTGCAGCCCATCATACACGTGTTCCACTGAAACCATGGGAATACACAAGAACCAGGGTTCTGTTGATTAGTTTTTAAGTGTACTTAAAACACAACAAAGTTTACTTCAACTGATAGTTTGAAAACTGAGTTTCCTCCTCTTCCAACTCCAGTCCGAACAAGAGAGCCACCCTTTCTTTGGAAGAGGTCTCTTAACCTTGAGAATTGAGATAGAATGTCTTGCATATACCAAGGAGAGAGAGGACAAGTTGGAGGGTTTTAACTCGAAACAGCCCTTGATAGAAAGGGAAAATGGGTTATATGCCAACTAGGTAAGCTGTAGGCTTTATTTCAGGGAATTTACTTCAAATTAAGTTGAAATTACAGCTCTGAAATTTGTAGTACTGTAGTTCTTGAACCATAACCTgatccaggtttctgccctgtatgctgggcaagcactctccaGCTAAGCTATGCTCCCAGCTCTCCACAGTAGATCTGTAGAAAGATGTCTTCCTCTCTTGGTGGATACTAACTAGTAAACATGGAAAGGAGATAAGCCTAAACTCTGGATAATGCTTTGCCCTTAATTGCCCATGATTTTCTGCTGGATGAGCCATGGCTGCCTGTTACTAGGAATGAGTTAAGGGattgttttttcttcattttatgtgtgtgttatatactcATGTGTATGCAGGAGCCTTATTTAGATACCATCTCTCCTGTTAGCACTAGGGTTACAAATACACCTGTGGTGGCTTTTCACATGGCtctagggatttgaacttggtCTTAATGCTTGTACATCAAAGGGCTCTTAGCCACTAAAACATGTCTGGAGCCCAAGAATGAGATTTTAGGAGGCTGCCTTCTTACAGAGCTGTATAGCCCGGAGTGTAGACTATTCTTAACTAAATGATACTCTGAATATAGAATATATAACCAGTTAGTATTTTACCTTTCAGATTTTCTTAGGTATCTATGTCATTGCATGCTATCCAGCGAATGTGATCTCCGTTCTTAGTCGCCCCACACACTCCATAGCACCTACTATGAGGAAGATTTGACTGTATAAAGAGACAGAAGATTTGCTGTGATCACATAGTTCATTTTAttgtaaagtaaaaacaaatctttttactTTTACTCAAAAGTAACCAGTAACCAATacccattttattttaatgtggttGAGTACATGTAGTCTTACCATAGCACTTAAAACGTTTTCATGTTTCACAGTAGTGTAAATTTTACTTGTGATTTCTTGATAGAACACCCTCCTCCTGATAACCCTACTGAACTAACTGCTTCTCTTAAGGTTCTGGTTGGGGCTTACAGTTAGGAGTgagggttgttttctttttacctaACAGTATAGTTCTTAAATTCTGCTTGTTCTTTTAAACTATGTAACTAGCAATAAGATTTctgaaagtataaaataaaggaaaaaataataattttagggGAAGAATTGCTTCATCTTGATGCTTGAATacattttgttttcagagaaCCTGACTCTGGGTTTTCATGGTAATGTCCCTAAGACCTACAGTGAAAAGGCTCTTTCTTTGTCATTTCCATGGTTTgttggaaggaggaggaggatctcaGTCAGTTTGTGGTTAGGATTCAGAAGTTCCATGGTGGGCTAAGTTGCTTCAAGTATGCtgtgatatttaaattttaatatttaaatatgcaGGAGACCCTTGTGTTCATTCCTTAGCactatacacacgcacacgcacaaccagaaacaaaattaaattttagtCCTTTCACTATGGGTGAGATTAGCAATATGGGACCAGAAGATTGAAGTCTTGAAAGCTAAGGATTAAAGGGTCCAAAATAACATATAGCAAAGCTCCAATGTTCTAATACTGAAAATTAGCACCGTTCCTTTCCATAAATGTTACATGGCAACTCTGTAATCCATGAAGACAGACATAGCCAGAGAAGGAGCATCAGTGAGGACCAGGCACCTAAACCAAAACTAGACAGTAATTAGGATTCAAGCTGGGATTAGAGAGGGGAGAGTTCAGTCATGGGACAAGGGAGCATGAATATGCCGTAGGTTGAAGTATATATGACAGAGTTTAAAAGAGTGGAAGAAATGGCTATAGAGTAAAAGTAGAAAGTCAGGAACCAGCTAAAATACACTATGCAAAGAAGTGACTGTATAACCCATGCTATATTGAGAAAGCATCATCTTACTAAACAGAATACCAAGAAATAACTTGCCACCAGGAAAGGCTGGAGACATTTGAAGTTGTATATATGTACTGTAGGCATGTGGGCTCAAGATTATGTATCTAAAAAGCCTTAGTTTTAGCTTAACTATTAGTGATTTGTTGgacaagaaaggaaagcaaaaaaGCCTGCCCAGATTGTGGCTACTATCTTCAGTTGCACCTCCTTTATGTTTTTGAGGAAATAATTGCATGATGTagtcatgaaaataaatttatcctGTGTATCTGCTTGTTGCTTCTTTGAAAACTGTAACTCCAGAGATTTAAGCCATAGTTTTGGTTTTTGACAGTTTGGAGACCTAAGTTAAGAATTAGGGAAAATTAACTGTCTCCcatgttttattttaacttagGTACAGTTGGAGGTTGGGACTAAAGCATCTAGTTTGGGTTTGGAGCTGGTGTTCCTCTAGCCATCTTCCATGAGTCttcaatatttgtttgtttgtttttttaatcgaTCAAGAACTTTACAATAGgcaaaaattattttacattacTTTTTTTAATCCTATGCTTTTGTGGTTGTCTCCCGGGAATTTAACTGGAGCCGAAGAAAGATAGCCACTAGCCATGAACATTATTATCAATAGAATTTTACAAAGGAGTCATgttaaagcaataaaataaatcaagtgAAATTTGTAGAGtatgtgaaaattaaaaattcttagaCTATGAAAAGACCATAGATTTCTACATCACATGACCTTATCTCTGGCTTTGTTAGTATTTTTCTTGCCACCAATTTATCTTTGCAAAGTAAAAAATTGTTAGTTATTATAAAACTCACCCCTACTGGTTTATATTTTACCTATAGACTATTTTGTACATCTTTTCAATGTATGGCTGAGAGAGAACTAGACTTCTGAGTTGTAACCTCTCAGGAGGGGTTCCCACTCTTCCAAAAGAGTGAATGCCAGACAAGCACATCTCTTCCATCTCTAGTAGTAGTGCATGGAATTAGGGGATGTCAGCATTAAATGTTAAGTTATGAGGAAGAAACTATAAACAACTGTACACTAAAGAGCATTTCTAGAGCTTTACTTAGTTTGcctttacaaatatttttaaagtagatactgattctgaaatgttttcttttaacagGTTGTAAAATTAAAGCACTGAGAGCCAAGACAAACACGTATATCAAGACACCTGTTCGTGGTGAAGAACCCATTTTTGTTGTCACTGGACGGAAAGAAGATGTTGCCATGGCCAAAAGAGAAATCCTCTCGGCTGCAGAGCACTTTTCTATGATTCGTGCATCTCGAAACAAAAATGGTCCTGCACTAGGAGGGTTATCGTGTAGTCCTAATCTGCCTGGTCAAACCACAGTCCAAGTCAGGGTCCCCTATCGTGTGGTAGGGCTAGTGGTTGGACCAAAAGGAGCAACAATTAAGAGAATTCAGCAACAGACCCACACGTACATAGTTACTCCGAGCAGAGATAAGGAGCCAGTCTTTGAAGTCACAGGGATGCCCGAAAATGTTGATCGAGCACGAGAAGAGATAGAAATGCATATCGCCATGCGTACCGGAAACTACATAGAgctcaatgaagaaaatgatttCCATTATAACGGTACCGATGTGAGCTTTGAAGGTGGCACTCTTGGCTCTGCATGGCTCTCTTCCAATCCAGTTCCTCCAAGCCGAGCAAGAATGATGTCTAACTATCGCAATGATAGTTCTAGCTCTCTAGGAAGTGGCTCCACTGATTCCTATTTTGGGAGCAATAGGCTAGCTGACTTTAGTCCAACAAGCCCATTTAGCACAGGGAACTTTTGGTTTGGAGATACACTACCATCTGTAGGCTCAGAAGATCTTACAGTAGACTCTCCTGCCTTTGACTCTTTACCAACATCTGCTCAAACTATCTGGACTCCATTTGAACCAGTTAACCCACTCTCTGGCTTTGGGAGTGATCCTTCTGGTAACATGAAGACTCAGCGTAGAGGAAGTCAGCCATCAACTCCTCGTCTGTCTCCTACATTTCCTGAGAGCATAGAACACCCACTTGCTCGAAGGGTGAGGAGTGACCCACCTAGTACAGGCAACCATGTTGGCCTTCCAATATACATCCCTGCTTTTTCTAATGGTACCAATAGTTACTCCTCTTCCAATGGTGGTTCCACCTCTAGCTCACCTCCAGAATCAAGAAGAAAGCACGACTGTGTGATTTGCTTTGAGAATGAAGTTATTGCTGCCCTAGTTCCATGTGGCCACAACCTCTTCTGCATGGAATGTGCCAACAAGATCTGTGAAAAGAGAACGCCGTCATGTCCAGTTTGCCAGACAGCTGTTACTCAGGCAATCCAAATTCACtcttaactatatatatatacataaatactatATCTCTATATGGACTCATAAAGGCATGGGTATAATGGTACCCCCAGTAAACTTCCTAATGAATTCTTATGACTGTTATCAGGCTTTATTGGGATTAGGCTAAAGTTGTTAGTACACTTATAAAAGGCTGCTATGGTAACACTAACCTAAGTGGTCTCTTGTCTATTAGTTTGGTTTGAATTATTAATACTATCTTGTAGACTCAGAGACATAGCTTGTATAGGAATTGTTAAAGTGGAAGTTGTACTTGGCTGTGTAACCTAAGAGCAAAATGTATCCATCTGAGATTGTAGTCAGTGGGTCCCAGAGCCTAGCCGCACTAAGAGTTTATGGAGGGTGCCTGGCATCTCAGATGACTGACACTTCCAGTGCTGCCTTCTTCACACTGCCAGTTTTGACAAAaacaggtttgtttttttattttacaacaaCTTCTGCCTAATTCTGCAGGATTGCAAGTAACTTTTTAAAGCATTGATTACTTACTAGTAATAATAGGGCTGATGGCAGTTTACTAGATCACTGGTTATAATTTGGGACAAAAACTGCTACATTGACTCTCATCTCGCCCAGAGTGCTCAAGGCTGGTATGTTCAGTGGATCAGGAATACAGTTGTCTTTGATTGTGAATTCCTACCCATTGCCTCTCTCAGTGAATGTGGAAATGGCCGCCTGGGTTTTCCCATTTCAGGATGGGCTTTTGGAAGCACCTATATTGGCTGAAAATTTGAGAATGCGAACATTCCATTCATTAGTCTGATCAAGctattaattaatatttagaCTGTAGCTCAAAATGTGAAACATTTTTTGTTCAATCCATATTTGTCTTGcacattataaatatatttttattttttagtaatgtaggggatggggagggagataATAATGCCCTTGGCATGATTCATGAAAGCAGCTGTGACAACCTCCAATCAGTTTACTTCATTTCAAACCTATTTCCAATCACAAGGAAAGATTTCTTTAAGACACACTTGTACATTTCACCTGTGGATGTTTTAACGTCATCCTCAGTATGTCCCCAAATTTGCTGGTATGGAAAGGACAAAACATTATAGTGGTGGGTTTTTCTACTAATTATTTTTTGAAGCGTTATTTTCC is from Mus musculus strain C57BL/6J chromosome 18, GRCm38.p6 C57BL/6J and encodes:
- the Mex3c gene encoding RNA-binding E3 ubiquitin-protein ligase MEX3C; this encodes MPSGSSAALALALAAAPAPLPQPPPLPPPPPAGGPELEGDGLLLRERLAALGLDDPSPAEPGAPALRAAAVAAAAAAQCQARRATGLAPEEPGRLATSETAELELEVDEEEGEEAELDGELLEEEELEEAEEEDRPSLLLLSPPAATASQTQPIPGGPLGSVLLPAAGFDAREAAAAGVLYGGDDAQGMMAAMLSHAYGPGGGGAAAAALNGEQAALLRRKSVNTTECVPVPSSEHVAEIVGRQGCKIKALRAKTNTYIKTPVRGEEPIFVVTGRKEDVAMAKREILSAAEHFSMIRASRNKNGPALGGLSCSPNLPGQTTVQVRVPYRVVGLVVGPKGATIKRIQQQTHTYIVTPSRDKEPVFEVTGMPENVDRAREEIEMHIAMRTGNYIELNEENDFHYNGTDVSFEGGTLGSAWLSSNPVPPSRARMMSNYRNDSSSSLGSGSTDSYFGSNRLADFSPTSPFSTGNFWFGDTLPSVGSEDLTVDSPAFDSLPTSAQTIWTPFEPVNPLSGFGSDPSGNMKTQRRGSQPSTPRLSPTFPESIEHPLARRVRSDPPSTGNHVGLPIYIPAFSNGTNSYSSSNGGSTSSSPPESRRKHDCVICFENEVIAALVPCGHNLFCMECANKICEKRTPSCPVCQTAVTQAIQIHS